Proteins encoded within one genomic window of Hevea brasiliensis isolate MT/VB/25A 57/8 chromosome 8, ASM3005281v1, whole genome shotgun sequence:
- the LOC131182143 gene encoding uncharacterized protein LOC131182143 has translation MVGPSCEFDIVYETQKTIKGHVVAEFLSENLVNEEEEVETAFPDESLKLVEVQPWKMYFDGAMNKSGAGIGVVLEAPNGEQLLMSKRLCFPTTNNIAEYEACICGLEALIAVGAKKVEVFGDSMLVVSHIKGEWELIEEKLRPYLEYAKKLLFSFEEVTIKHMPRA, from the coding sequence ATGGTTGGTCCCTCATGCGAATTTGATATTGTGTATGAGACTCAAAAAACCATCAAAGGGCATGTAGTGGCCGAATTTCTTTCTGAAAATCTAGTTAATGAAGAGGAAGAAGTCGAAACAGCCTTCCCGGATGAGAGTCTTAAGCTAGTAGAGGTCCAGCCATGGAAAATGTACTTTGATGGGGCCATGAATAAGAGCGGAGCCGGTATAGGGGTAGTTTTGGAAGCACCGAATGGAGAACAATTGTTAATGTCAAAAAGGCTATGTTTCCCAACCACTAATAATATTGCAGAATATGAGGCTTGCATTTGTGGCCTAGAGGCATTAATAGCTGTTGGGGCTAAAAAAGTGGAGGTGTTTGGAGATTCAATGCTAGTAGTTTCCCATATTAAAGGTGAATGGGAATTGATAGAAGAAAAGTTGAGGCCATACCTGGAGTATGCTAAGAAACTATTATTTAGCTTTGAGGAAGTGACAATTAAGCACATGCCTAGAGCTTAG